A single window of Watersipora subatra chromosome 9, tzWatSuba1.1, whole genome shotgun sequence DNA harbors:
- the LOC137404028 gene encoding piggyBac transposable element-derived protein 4-like, translated as MNGRDISSAAKKIRLQEDIDWYESEAEDFSAEEYEEEDESEKEIRQSESEYESESETAGVEGGSHDGFQRGADLKPKEFHFDDSLAGVRSRIPGQISIFGYLKLFITSAIMNIIVNETNRYGLQKHGDAWQLVDEKDIWRIFGLILLMGIVKKPTLSSYWSTDPLLSTPVFSKMISRNRFLMVLSSLHFTDNSENPAGNKLFKLGSVFAMICDRLSSVLLPGKFISIDESLLAWKGRLSFRQYIPSKRSRFGIKLFALCDAVSGYVHKLSVYIGDEKEQAEGTGRGVTHNIVMKLMSGLLNLGHCLFMDNFYNSPELAAELVKNNTHTALFRAPI; from the exons ATGAACGGACGCGATATTTcaagcgctgctaaaaagattcgtttacaggaagatatCGACTGGTATGAAAGTGAAGCAGAGGATTTCAGTGCAGAAGAATATGAAGAAgaagatgaaagtgaaaaagaaattcgACAGAGTGAATCGGAGtacgaaagtgagagtgaaacggccggcgttgaagGAGGGAGTCATGACGGATTTCAGAGAGGAGCCGATTTAAAACCCAAAGAATttcattttgatgacagcttggcaggtgtAAGAAGCCGAATTCCTGGTCAGATAAGTATTTTTGGCTATTTAAAGCTGTTtattacatcggccatcatgaatattatagttaatgaaacaaatagatatggccttcaaaaacatggcgATGCCTGGCAGCTTGTCGATgaaaaagatatttggcgaatttttggtttaattttgctTATGGGTATTGTTAAAAAACCTACTCTGTCATCTTACTGGTCTACTGATCCTTTGTTATCTACGCCagtgtttagtaaaatgatttcaagaAACAGGTTTCTAATGGTTTTAAGCAGTTTGCATTTCACTGACAattcggaaaaccctgctggcaataaattgttcaaattaggaagtgtttttgccatgatatgtgaccggttatcttctgttttgctgcctggtaaatttatatctatagatgaaagcttgctggcttggaaagggcGACTCAGCTtcagacagtatattccatctaaaagatctagatttggaataaagctgtttgctctctgcgatgctgtctctggctatgtgcacaagctgtctgtgtacattggTGATGAGAAGGAGCAAGCCGAAGGAACTGGTAGAGGAGTCACTCACAACATAGTCATGAAATTAATGAGTGGTTTACTAAATTTAGgtcattgtttatttatggataatttttataattcgccagagttagcagctgaacttgtaaaaaataatactcAT ACTGCCCTTTTTAGGGCACCCAtataa